In Bacillus cytotoxicus NVH 391-98, the following are encoded in one genomic region:
- a CDS encoding two-component system regulatory protein YycI, with translation MDWNRIKTIFIVTFFVLDLFLVFQFIQKQNNNELELMTETKIDQQLKADHITVDDLPNEPKKDSFIIAKNKVFKEEDIHSLKNQTPRLQEDAKKIESDLKEPIQNTKTLAKDKYGDFLRNYVVDGQKYEFAKSEASKIYFFQKYKDKPIFYNDHAMIIVTLNEKDEIVSYTQTMLTDLKEMGENDKAKEQEIISAQKALENLFVKQELTPNTHIKEAQIGYATLVSLAESNKQVLTPTWNLKEKGKKDHFVNAIEGQVIKLGEEKEKYNGVNGNESAF, from the coding sequence TTGGACTGGAATAGGATTAAAACAATTTTTATTGTTACCTTTTTTGTTTTAGACCTCTTTCTCGTGTTTCAATTCATTCAAAAGCAAAATAATAATGAATTAGAACTTATGACGGAAACAAAAATAGATCAGCAACTAAAAGCTGATCATATTACGGTTGATGATTTACCAAACGAACCAAAGAAAGATTCATTTATTATAGCGAAAAATAAAGTTTTTAAGGAAGAAGATATTCATTCTTTAAAAAATCAAACACCTAGATTACAAGAGGATGCTAAAAAAATTGAAAGTGATCTAAAGGAGCCAATACAAAATACGAAAACACTAGCTAAAGATAAATATGGTGATTTTTTAAGAAATTATGTGGTAGATGGTCAAAAGTATGAATTTGCAAAATCAGAGGCTTCAAAAATTTATTTCTTTCAAAAATATAAAGACAAACCTATTTTTTACAATGATCATGCGATGATTATCGTTACTTTAAATGAAAAGGATGAAATCGTTTCATATACGCAAACTATGTTAACGGATTTGAAAGAAATGGGTGAGAATGATAAAGCGAAAGAACAAGAGATTATTTCGGCTCAGAAAGCTTTAGAAAATTTATTTGTGAAGCAGGAATTAACCCCAAATACGCATATTAAAGAAGCGCAAATTGGTTATGCAACACTCGTTTCTTTAGCTGAATCGAATAAACAAGTATTGACTCCAACGTGGAATTTAAAGGAAAAAGGAAAAAAAGATCACTTTGTAAATGCCATTGAGGGACAAGTTATTAAGCTAGGCGAAGAAAAAGAAAAATACAATGGAGTGAATGGGAATGAGTCTGCATTTTAG
- a CDS encoding YycH family regulatory protein, which produces MNMENFKTIVLINLVVISLFLTFNLWTYVPDSNSMQNTKFVEGTTVPESADVSNVILPSSVIVHKDNKRHFVSEKQENINLIYNILKNGELQDWTNITSTIPKSEFLSYVHGEGKIEIVFPTTIPFGAIRSVLSIKDKKLEKQSFDRIIIDPSRSRDQNIDINFVAYNSRQIYRMTLKDVNVRDIVNAENKFVVLARPYFEYRINNAKSIFLPDGATEKRNWMYITSNMEIEAFKNALFSDPRYATLISNNHTDETYTDGIRSMQIKQNGIKLEYTNSSITRDNSIDDNILVQKSFEFLNGHNGITDNYRFVYVDPKGETKFRLYENDLPVFNKDRLTTIKQIWGSEGLISYQRPLFKFAGSSQEDKVILPPGHTVIQSLANNPDIDKNLIQNIGIGYKFVLGNHPSGPMGTKTITGMLKPIWYVEYGEDHMMYEWSEEKGGSLIGLE; this is translated from the coding sequence ATGAATATGGAAAACTTTAAAACCATTGTGCTAATTAATTTAGTAGTTATTAGTTTGTTTCTTACGTTTAATCTATGGACATATGTGCCTGATTCTAATTCGATGCAGAACACGAAGTTTGTTGAAGGAACTACAGTGCCAGAAAGTGCGGATGTTTCGAACGTCATTCTTCCATCTTCTGTAATCGTTCATAAAGATAATAAACGTCATTTCGTAAGTGAAAAACAAGAAAATATAAACTTAATATATAACATTTTGAAAAATGGTGAATTACAAGATTGGACAAATATAACAAGTACAATTCCTAAGAGTGAGTTTTTATCCTATGTACATGGGGAAGGGAAAATTGAAATTGTCTTCCCTACCACTATTCCATTTGGAGCCATAAGAAGCGTGCTGTCGATTAAAGATAAAAAGTTAGAAAAGCAAAGTTTTGATCGAATTATTATTGATCCTTCCAGAAGCCGAGATCAAAACATTGATATCAATTTTGTTGCGTATAATAGTCGTCAAATTTATAGAATGACATTAAAAGATGTGAATGTACGAGATATTGTAAATGCAGAAAATAAATTTGTTGTATTAGCAAGGCCATATTTTGAGTATCGAATCAATAATGCAAAAAGCATATTCTTACCAGATGGAGCCACGGAAAAAAGAAATTGGATGTATATTACGAGCAATATGGAAATAGAGGCATTTAAAAATGCGCTGTTTAGTGATCCACGTTATGCAACGCTAATTTCGAATAATCATACAGATGAAACATATACGGATGGAATTCGTTCCATGCAGATTAAACAGAATGGTATTAAGCTTGAATATACAAATTCATCTATAACTCGTGATAATAGTATAGATGATAATATTCTTGTCCAAAAAAGTTTTGAATTTCTGAATGGACATAATGGTATAACAGATAACTATCGTTTTGTATATGTAGATCCTAAGGGTGAAACAAAATTCCGTTTATATGAGAATGATTTACCTGTATTTAATAAAGATCGATTAACGACAATAAAACAAATCTGGGGTTCTGAGGGACTGATTAGTTATCAAAGGCCGTTATTTAAATTTGCAGGAAGCAGTCAAGAAGACAAAGTTATACTTCCACCTGGTCATACCGTAATTCAGTCATTAGCCAATAATCCAGATATCGATAAGAATTTGATTCAAAATATCGGAATTGGTTATAAGTTTGTGTTAGGAAATCATCCGAGTGGACCGATGGGTACTAAAACAATAACTGGTATGTTAAAACCAATTTGGTACGTGGAGTATGGGGAAGACCATATGATGTATGAGTGGAGTGAAGAGAAAGGGGGAAGTCTGATTGGACTGGAATAG
- the walR gene encoding cell wall metabolism DNA-binding response regulator WalR produces the protein MMGKKILVVDDEKPIADILKFNLEKEGFEIVMAHDGDEAIEKANEEQPDMVLLDIMLPGKDGLEVCREIRKSSEMPIIMLTAKDSEIDKVLGLELGADDYVTKPFSTRELLARVKANLRRHQQGGAAEKEENTEMVIGPIVINPNAYSVTKREESIELTHREFELLHYLAKHLGQVMTREHLLQTVWGYDYFGDVRTVDVTVRRLREKIEDNPSHPTLIVTRRGVGYYLRDPEQE, from the coding sequence ATGATGGGAAAAAAAATCTTAGTAGTTGATGATGAAAAGCCAATCGCAGATATTTTGAAGTTTAATCTAGAAAAAGAGGGCTTTGAAATTGTAATGGCCCATGATGGGGATGAAGCAATCGAAAAGGCTAATGAAGAACAACCAGATATGGTTTTATTAGATATTATGTTACCAGGAAAAGATGGACTAGAGGTTTGTCGTGAAATCCGTAAAAGTTCTGAAATGCCAATTATTATGTTAACAGCAAAGGACTCTGAAATCGATAAAGTATTAGGACTAGAACTTGGAGCAGATGATTATGTTACAAAACCATTTAGTACGAGAGAACTGCTAGCTCGTGTAAAAGCGAACTTACGCCGTCATCAACAGGGCGGGGCAGCAGAAAAAGAGGAAAATACAGAAATGGTCATTGGACCAATTGTTATTAATCCAAATGCGTATAGTGTAACGAAGCGAGAAGAGAGTATTGAACTTACGCATCGTGAATTTGAGTTACTACATTATTTAGCGAAGCATTTAGGACAAGTTATGACACGTGAGCATCTATTACAAACTGTATGGGGTTATGATTATTTTGGGGATGTACGTACAGTAGACGTAACAGTACGTCGTTTACGTGAAAAGATTGAAGATAATCCAAGTCATCCAACTCTAATTGTTACGAGACGTGGAGTAGGATATTACTTGCGTGACCCAGAGCAGGAATAA
- a CDS encoding MBL fold metallo-hydrolase, producing MSLHFSVLASGSTGNALYVGTDKQKLLVDAGLSGKATEALFEQAELNIQDISGILVTHEHSDHIKGLGVLARKYNLPVYANEKTWNAMEHLIGNIATDQKFIFSIGDVKTFGDIEVESFGVSHDAAEPMFYVFHHGGRKLALITDTGYVSDRMKGVIKGANAFVFESNHDVEMLRMGRYPWSIKRRILSDVGHVSNEDAALAMTDVITDETKHIYLAHLSLDNNMKELARMAVSQVLEEKGFGVGEAFEIHDTDPKTPTKIQYV from the coding sequence ATGAGTCTGCATTTTAGTGTACTTGCGAGTGGCAGTACAGGAAATGCGCTGTATGTCGGAACTGACAAGCAAAAGTTGCTTGTTGATGCAGGCTTGAGTGGTAAAGCAACAGAGGCTTTATTTGAGCAAGCTGAATTAAATATTCAAGATATATCAGGTATTCTTGTAACACATGAGCACAGTGATCATATTAAAGGGCTTGGAGTGTTAGCACGTAAGTATAATTTACCCGTTTATGCAAATGAAAAGACGTGGAATGCGATGGAACATTTAATTGGAAACATTGCAACAGATCAGAAGTTCATTTTTTCAATTGGTGATGTAAAAACATTCGGAGATATTGAAGTTGAATCGTTTGGAGTTTCCCATGATGCGGCAGAACCGATGTTTTATGTTTTTCATCATGGTGGTAGAAAATTAGCACTAATCACAGATACAGGTTATGTAAGCGATCGTATGAAGGGTGTTATTAAAGGTGCGAATGCTTTTGTATTCGAAAGTAATCATGATGTTGAAATGCTTCGTATGGGCCGCTATCCATGGAGTATTAAAAGACGTATTTTAAGTGATGTAGGCCACGTTTCGAATGAAGATGCTGCACTTGCAATGACCGACGTTATTACAGATGAAACAAAGCATATTTATTTAGCTCATTTAAGCTTAGATAATAATATGAAAGAACTAGCGCGTATGGCTGTTTCGCAAGTACTAGAAGAAAAAGGATTTGGAGTTGGAGAAGCGTTTGAAATACATGACACAGATCCAAAGACTCCAACAAAAATTCAATACGTATAA
- a CDS encoding S1C family serine protease, whose protein sequence is MSFIDEENRMKRTREKKHKGLVISSIAGTVVGASWFAFGAPLFSKSETKNMQQAEASEGNIVNEPSQMMQHSGFVDAVDRASEAVVGVINIQRDHFSEVDAEAGTGSGVIYKKTNGHAYIVTNHHVIAGANRIEISLSDGTKVPGKILGSDIVTDLAVIEINAKPVKKVIEIGDSNTVRRGEAVIAIGNPLGLQFSGTVTQGIISANERIVPVDLDQDGHYDWQVEVLQTDAAINPGNSGGALINAAGKLIGINSMKIAAKEVEGIGLAIPVTRAVPIMNELEKYGTVRRPYIGIELRSLNEIPNYYWEETLHLPGGVTNGVCILDVKSPSPGAAAGLREHDVIVAVDGKPIQDIIAFRTALYNKKIDDKMTLTFYRGTKRSTTTVKLASQKY, encoded by the coding sequence ATGTCCTTTATTGATGAAGAAAATCGTATGAAACGTACAAGGGAAAAGAAGCACAAAGGTCTTGTTATTTCTAGCATAGCGGGGACTGTTGTAGGAGCTTCATGGTTTGCATTTGGAGCTCCTTTGTTTTCAAAGTCCGAGACTAAAAATATGCAGCAAGCAGAAGCAAGTGAAGGAAACATAGTGAATGAACCATCACAAATGATGCAACATTCCGGCTTTGTAGATGCTGTTGATCGCGCTTCCGAAGCGGTCGTTGGTGTAATCAATATTCAGCGTGATCATTTTTCTGAAGTAGATGCAGAAGCTGGCACAGGATCAGGTGTTATTTATAAAAAAACAAATGGTCATGCTTATATTGTCACAAATCATCATGTCATTGCTGGTGCGAATCGAATTGAAATTAGCTTAAGTGATGGGACAAAAGTTCCTGGAAAAATATTAGGAAGCGACATTGTGACCGATTTAGCTGTTATAGAAATAAATGCGAAGCCTGTCAAAAAGGTAATTGAAATTGGTGATTCGAATACAGTACGTCGCGGGGAAGCAGTTATTGCGATCGGAAACCCACTTGGATTACAGTTTTCAGGGACAGTAACACAAGGAATTATATCTGCAAACGAACGAATTGTTCCTGTAGATTTAGACCAAGATGGACATTATGACTGGCAAGTGGAAGTGTTACAGACCGATGCGGCTATTAATCCAGGAAATAGTGGCGGGGCGCTTATAAATGCAGCGGGGAAACTGATTGGAATTAACTCCATGAAAATCGCTGCAAAAGAAGTAGAAGGAATTGGTTTAGCGATTCCTGTGACAAGGGCCGTTCCTATTATGAATGAGCTTGAAAAGTATGGTACTGTAAGAAGGCCATATATTGGAATTGAACTTCGGTCATTAAATGAAATTCCAAACTACTACTGGGAAGAAACGTTACACTTGCCGGGTGGCGTTACAAATGGTGTGTGTATTTTAGACGTGAAAAGTCCATCACCAGGTGCTGCCGCAGGCCTTAGAGAGCATGACGTTATTGTCGCGGTAGATGGAAAGCCAATACAAGATATCATTGCTTTTCGGACAGCTTTATATAATAAGAAAATCGATGATAAAATGACTCTTACTTTTTATCGTGGTACAAAGCGCTCCACAACAACAGTGAAATTGGCTAGTCAAAAATATTAA
- a CDS encoding adenylosuccinate synthase, with amino-acid sequence MSSVVVVGTQWGDEGKGKITDFLSEHAEVVARYQGGNNAGHTIVFNGVKYKLHLIPSGIFYKEKICVIGNGMVVDPKALLVELKYLHDRGVSTDNLRISNRAHVILPYHLKQDELEEERKGDNKIGTTKKGIGPAYMDKAARIGIRMADLLDREAFKEKLERNLAEKNRLFEKMYDAEGFNVDEIFEEYYEYGQQIAQYVCDTSVVLNDALDEGRRVLFEGAQGVMLDIDQGTYPFVTSSNPVAGGVTIGSGVGPSKIKRVVGVCKAYTSRVGDGPFPTELHDEIGQQIREVGREYGTTTGRPRRVGWFDSVVVRHARRVSGLTDLSLNSIDVLTGIPTVKICVAYKYNGEVLDEVPANLNILAKCEPVYEELPGWTEDITGVKSLEELPENARHYVERVSQLTGIPLAMFSVGPDRSQTNIVRNVYGI; translated from the coding sequence ATGTCTTCAGTAGTAGTTGTAGGAACACAATGGGGCGATGAAGGAAAAGGTAAAATTACTGACTTTCTTTCTGAACATGCGGAAGTAGTTGCAAGATATCAAGGTGGAAATAACGCAGGACATACAATCGTTTTTAATGGTGTGAAATATAAATTACACTTAATTCCATCTGGTATTTTTTATAAAGAGAAGATTTGTGTAATTGGTAATGGTATGGTAGTAGATCCAAAAGCATTACTTGTAGAATTAAAATACTTACACGATCGCGGTGTAAGTACTGATAATTTACGCATCAGTAATCGCGCGCACGTTATCTTACCATATCATTTAAAACAAGATGAGTTAGAAGAAGAGCGTAAGGGCGATAATAAAATTGGTACAACGAAAAAAGGTATCGGCCCAGCATATATGGATAAAGCAGCTCGCATAGGTATTCGTATGGCGGATCTTTTAGATCGTGAAGCTTTTAAAGAAAAACTGGAACGCAATTTAGCGGAAAAAAATCGTTTATTTGAAAAAATGTATGATGCAGAAGGCTTTAACGTGGATGAAATCTTTGAAGAATACTATGAGTATGGTCAACAAATTGCACAATATGTATGCGATACATCTGTTGTATTAAATGATGCATTAGATGAAGGTCGTCGTGTATTATTTGAAGGTGCACAAGGCGTTATGCTTGATATCGACCAAGGTACGTACCCATTCGTTACATCTTCTAACCCAGTTGCTGGTGGTGTAACAATTGGTTCTGGTGTGGGTCCTTCTAAAATTAAACGTGTAGTAGGTGTATGTAAAGCATATACAAGCCGTGTTGGTGATGGTCCATTCCCTACTGAGCTTCATGATGAAATTGGTCAACAAATTCGTGAAGTTGGTCGTGAATATGGTACAACAACAGGCCGTCCACGCCGCGTGGGTTGGTTTGATAGTGTTGTTGTAAGACATGCGCGCCGCGTTAGTGGTTTAACAGATCTTTCTTTAAACTCTATCGACGTATTAACAGGTATTCCAACTGTGAAAATTTGTGTTGCATACAAATATAATGGAGAAGTTCTGGATGAAGTTCCAGCTAACTTAAACATTTTAGCAAAATGTGAGCCTGTATACGAAGAACTTCCAGGTTGGACAGAAGATATTACAGGGGTAAAATCATTAGAAGAACTTCCTGAAAATGCAAGACATTATGTAGAACGTGTATCTCAACTAACAGGTATTCCATTAGCTATGTTCTCTGTTGGTCCAGACCGTAGCCAAACAAATATTGTTCGTAATGTATATGGCATTTAA
- the walK gene encoding cell wall metabolism sensor histidine kinase WalK: MKKVGFFQSIHFKFVLIYMLLILIAMQVIGVYFVRELEKSLVQSFKDSLTQQTNLLSYNLKQEFNKEFNKERDKNEISFQQAVNNSIEKFANDRKRDIQEVSVFDRNRKLLATSDNSPAKKSQVNRASTDITVQRVIVQNKPESKIEKDGSTGHRVQVMFTPIERNQGEEEVAGVIKIVASMEDVYKQMKDINQIFATGTVIALLVTAVLGILLAQTITRPISDMRRQAIEMAKGNYSRKVKVHSHDEIGQLALSFNNLSKKLQQARSSTESERRKLSSVLSHMTDGVIATDRKGDIILLNDPAEKMLNVSRETALDQSILEILGIQEEFTLDHLYEEPDSVLLDFSTRNEPYILRASFSVIQKDTGKANGLIAVLYDVTEQERIDRERREFVANVSHELRTPLTTMRSYLEALSDGAWKDPNIAPQFLTVTQEETERMIRLVNALLQLSKMDSTEYRLMKEWVDFTEFFNNVIDRFEMSKEQNVIFNRSFSKKARFVDMDTDKITQVLYNVISNALKYSPEGGTITYRLRDRGDMLEISVSDQGMGIPKENVDKIFERFYRVDKARSRQMGGTGLGLAIAKEMIIAHGGSIWAKSEEGKGTTIYFTLPLAKEEEDDWE, translated from the coding sequence ATGAAGAAAGTTGGTTTTTTTCAATCTATTCATTTTAAGTTTGTGCTCATCTATATGCTATTAATATTAATAGCAATGCAGGTTATCGGTGTATATTTTGTACGTGAGCTAGAAAAGAGCCTCGTGCAAAGTTTTAAAGACTCATTAACACAACAAACGAACTTATTGTCTTATAACTTAAAGCAGGAATTTAATAAAGAATTTAATAAAGAACGTGATAAAAACGAGATATCTTTCCAGCAGGCTGTTAATAACTCGATTGAGAAGTTTGCGAATGACCGAAAGCGTGATATTCAGGAAGTAAGTGTCTTTGATCGTAATAGGAAACTATTGGCGACTTCTGATAATTCGCCAGCTAAGAAAAGCCAGGTGAATCGAGCGTCTACCGATATAACTGTTCAACGAGTCATTGTACAAAATAAGCCGGAATCAAAGATTGAGAAGGATGGAAGTACGGGACATCGTGTTCAAGTTATGTTTACCCCAATTGAAAGGAATCAAGGGGAAGAGGAAGTAGCAGGAGTTATAAAAATCGTTGCTTCTATGGAAGATGTATATAAGCAAATGAAAGATATTAATCAAATTTTTGCAACAGGGACAGTTATTGCATTACTAGTAACTGCCGTTCTAGGTATTTTATTGGCTCAAACGATTACAAGACCAATTTCAGATATGAGAAGACAGGCTATTGAAATGGCGAAGGGAAATTACTCACGCAAAGTAAAAGTACATAGCCATGATGAAATTGGACAATTGGCACTATCTTTTAACAACCTATCGAAAAAATTACAACAAGCCCGTTCTTCAACAGAAAGTGAAAGACGCAAGCTATCATCGGTTTTATCACATATGACTGATGGTGTAATTGCTACGGATCGAAAAGGGGATATTATTTTATTAAATGACCCTGCTGAAAAAATGCTGAATGTTTCGCGTGAAACAGCATTGGATCAATCGATTTTAGAAATATTAGGGATTCAGGAAGAGTTTACACTAGATCATTTATATGAAGAACCTGATTCAGTTTTATTAGATTTCAGTACACGTAATGAACCGTACATTTTAAGAGCTAGTTTTTCTGTTATTCAAAAAGATACTGGTAAAGCAAATGGCTTAATTGCTGTATTGTATGATGTAACGGAACAAGAGCGAATTGATCGTGAACGTCGTGAGTTTGTAGCGAATGTATCACATGAGTTGCGAACGCCACTTACAACGATGCGAAGCTATCTTGAAGCGTTAAGTGATGGAGCGTGGAAAGATCCAAATATTGCTCCGCAATTTTTAACAGTCACACAAGAAGAGACTGAAAGAATGATTCGACTTGTAAACGCATTGTTACAACTATCTAAAATGGATAGTACAGAATATCGTTTAATGAAAGAATGGGTAGATTTTACGGAGTTCTTTAATAATGTCATTGATCGATTTGAAATGTCTAAGGAACAAAATGTAATCTTCAATCGTTCTTTTTCGAAAAAAGCAAGATTTGTTGATATGGATACAGACAAAATTACCCAAGTTTTATACAATGTTATTTCAAATGCCCTGAAATATTCACCGGAAGGCGGAACGATAACATATCGTTTACGCGATCGTGGGGATATGTTAGAAATTAGCGTTAGCGATCAAGGTATGGGAATCCCGAAAGAAAACGTCGATAAAATTTTTGAACGCTTTTATCGCGTAGATAAGGCGCGTTCAAGACAAATGGGAGGAACTGGTCTAGGTTTAGCAATTGCTAAAGAAATGATTATTGCACATGGTGGATCTATTTGGGCAAAGAGTGAAGAAGGAAAAGGAACGACAATTTACTTTACCCTCCCGTTGGCGAAAGAAGAAGAGGACGATTGGGAATGA